Below is a window of Mycolicibacterium rhodesiae NBB3 DNA.
GCGCTTGACGTTGCCGCCGGGGATGGCGTCCTTGACGGTCGCCACGATGATGTCGCCGATGCCGGCGTAACGCCGTCCCGAGCCACCGAGAACGCGGATGCACAAGATCTCCTTGGCACCCGTGTTGTCGGCGACCTTCACCCGCGATTCCTGCTGAATCACTGAAAACTCCTCGACCTGGTTAATGTGTGCACGGCAGATGCCGACCTGACGTGCGCGGTCTTGCTGTCACCTAAGAGCACGCAGGGATTTCTTCGAAAGAGATCCGAGGTCTGCCCAAGGCAACCCGATGATTCTATGGGACGACCTGCGCAGAACCAAATCGCCGCTGGTCACCTAGCGCAATGTCGCGCTGAGAGCGCCGTCGAGGCTATATGTGCAAGACATCGCTCTCAGACTGACGTTGAGATCGCATGACTAGAGATCAGCCACGCAGCGGAACCCGATATGGGTCGTCGCGCTGTCCTGGGACTGCGGCGAACGTGCCGCGGCGCGGTATCGGTGGCAGTACTCCGGCGCGCACAGGTGCGATCCACCCTTGAGGGTCTGGTTCACGGTGGGGTCGGCCGCCGCGCCGGGCGTGCAGCAGCCCTTGCGCCCTGCGAGCCGGTGATGTGCGGAGAACTCCGTCGTCGTCCACTCCCACACGTTGCCGATCATGTCGACCAGACCGAAGGCATTGGGTGCGAAAGCGCCGACCGGCGACGTCCCGATCCACCCGAGTGCTCCGGAGTTGCGATAGGGAAAGTCGCCCTGCCAGGTGTTGGCCATCAGCCTGCCGTCGGGCGCGACGTCCTCTCCCCACGGATATGTGGTGGTGGCACCGGCGCGGGCGGCGTACTCCCATTCGGCCTCGGTCGGCAGGCGCCGACCGGCCCACCGCGCATACGCCGCCGCGTCGGGATAGGCGACCTGCACGACCGGATGATCGAGTCTGCCGTCGATCTCACTGTCGGGCCCGAAGGGATGCCGCCAGTTCGCCCCCGGGGCCCAGTCCCACCACTGACGCCAGTCCCGCAGGTCCACCGGGCCGCTCGTGGGCCGGAAGACCAGCGCGCCGGGCACCAGATCCTGCGGTGGCACACCGGGATACAGCGCAGGGTCCATCGGCTGCTCGGCGACGGTGAGATAGCCGGTGGCGTCGATGAAGTCGGCGAATTGTGCGTTGGTCACCGGGTGACGTTCCACGGCGATCGCCGCCACGGTCGCGGTGTGCGCGGGCGCCTCCTCCGGATAGAACTGCGTGGCGCCCATCCGAAACGATCCACCCGGCAGCTCGACGAGCTGGGTGAGCATGGCTTCAGGGTATTTCGATGCCGAAATCGTTCATGATCGGCGAGGTGAACGGGTCGAAATCGGGACTGCCCGTCGGCCCCTCGACATGCACGGCGACCAGGTAGTCGCCGTTGTTCGTCCAGATGTGGGCGATGCGGTCTCCGAATTCCACCGCCTGCTCCGGCGTATCGGCCCATGAACCGAGCAGCTTCTGACCGCTGTATCCGCACAAGTCGGCGGGCAGCACGCTGACGCTGCTCACCGGTGACGCCGCCATGGCGTCGTCGGAATACTTCTTGAAGGCCGCTGCGGGATCAAGCGGCGTCTTGACGATTGTGACGGTCGCCGAAACCCCGTCCGGACCGGTCAGTCTCGCGCCGACGTCTCCGTCACCGGGCGTCGACGACCAACCCTGTGGCAGGGCGACCATGATGCGTGGTGCCGACGGGTCCGCCACCGCGGCGGTCGCAAGCCTCTCCCCTGGAGGATCCGATAGTGGACAGGTCACCGTGCCTGCGGGCACCGCGGTGCGCGTGGTGGACACGATGCCCGGCTCGGTGAGGTCGGCCTCCGGTGTCGGGATGGCCCGCGACGACGTCGCTGTCGTGGCGGTCGTCGACGACGCCGTCTCTGCTACCGACTCCACCTTGTCGGAAACGGGCTCGCCCTCACTGGTTTTGCCGCAGCCAGACAACGCCCACGTGGTTAGGCACACGGCGGCGAGCACCGCTGATCGAGTTCTCATGGGTCAGTCCTTCGCGAAAGCGCGTGCGAACTCGCGCTCCAGATCCACATAGGGCTGCCCGGACACGTCAACGTTCACCTGAGCGATCGTGCCACCTGTGAACGCGAACGGGGCCTTATACGCCCGCGATACCGGCGATCCGGTGTTGCGGCCGACGCTCAGGGTCGCTCCGGCGAGGCCGAAGGTGCCGGGATGAATCCGGACGCCCGCTTTGCGCGCCACTTCGGCGTCGTCGATGTAGAGCGCCGCTTCCCCCACCGGCGTATGGCTGCCCTCGACGGTTCCGGTGCGCGTGTAGGCGACGCCGAATGTGTGCTCTCCCAGCGGAACGGCCCCCGGTGACGACAGCACCTGCTCCTCCTCACCGAGGAAGTTGTAGATGTAGTGCAGCCGGCCGTCCTGCAGGAACAGGACGTGCCCCCCATGCGCTCCACCGTGTTTGAACAGCACGCCCTCCGCGCCGGTGCTGTCGACGGTGACCTCTGCGAGCACCGCGAACGACCGGCCGCCGATCTCTGCAGCTGCGCCCATACCGACGTCGGCGGTGCCGGGGTAGTAGAAGTAGGACTCTCGGGCGCCGGTCAGATACGGGCGGAACCGCGACATCGTCTCGAGGATGTTCAGGTCAGACAACGGCAGGCCGTTGTACTTCTCGGCCTCGTGCAGCCACAGCGCCTTGAGTTCGTCGAGCTTGCCCGGGTTGTCCGCGGCCAGATCGTGGCACTGACTGCGGTCGGCCTCGATGCGGTACAGCTCCCAGCGGTCCTTGTCGAAGTGCGACCAGCCGGCCGGCGACGCGGCGTGCACGGCATTGGCGAACCAGCCGTTGTGCCAGATGCCTCGGGTGCCCAGCATCGCGTAGAACTGTGTCTCCTTGCCCGTCGCCGCCTTCGGATCATCAAGGGCCACTCTGAAACTGACGCCGTCCAGCGGCTTCTGGGCGATGCCCTTGACGGTGTCGGGAACGTCGATACCGAGTAGGTCGTACACGGTCGGGGTGATGTCGCAGACGTTGACGTAATTGTCGCGGATCTCCCCGTGCGCGGCGATGCCGTTGGGCCAGGAGATGATCGCCGTGTCGGCGATGCCACCCTCGTGGGAGGCGTAGCGCTTGTACAGCTTGTAGGGCGTGTTGAAGGCCATCGCCCAGCCGATCGGATAGTGGTTGTAGGTCTCGGGCCCACCGAGATTGTCGATGAACCGCAGACCTTCTTCCACGGTGTCGACGTAACCGTTGAAGAACTTGACCTCGTTCACCGATCCGTTCGGCCCGCCCTCGCCGCTGGCACCGTTGTCGGAGATCACCACGATGATGGTGTTGTCGAGTTGGCCGGACTCCTCCAAATAGTCCAGGATGCGGCCGATTTGGTCGTCGGTGTAGCTCAGGAACCCGGCGAACACCTCGGCCATCCGGCAGAACAGCCGTTTGTCGTCGTCCTCGAGCGAATCCCACGGACGCACGGTGTCCTGCACGGGCCACGGTTCACCGTTGGGTCCCGTGACATCCGTGTACGGGTTGATCGGCGACAACTCGGTGTCAGGCGGAACGATGCCGAGCCGTTTCTGGTTCTCCAGCACGATCTCGCGGTAGCGCTCGTAGCCCATGTCGAAGGTGCCCGCGTACCGGTCGGCCCACTCTTTGAACACGTGATGCGGTGCGTGGCCCGCGCCGGGACACACGTAGGAGAACCACGGCTTGTCGGGAGCGATGACCTTGGCGTCGCGGATGAATTCGATTGTCTTGTCGGCGATGTCCTTCGAGAGGTGGTAGCCGTCCTCCGGAAGTCCGGGTGGCGCGACCGGGTGGTTGTCGTAGACGAGTTCGGGATACCACTGGTCGGTTTCACCGCCCATGAACCCGTAGAACCGCTCGAATCCTCGCGACAGCGGCCAGTGTCGTTTGGTGGATGCGAGATTGGACTCCTCCAGCGGGGTCAGGTGCCATTTGCCGACGCAGTAGGTGTTGTAACCGTTCTCGGCAAGGACTTCCGACAGCAACGCGGTGTCGTTCGGGATACGTCCGTTGCACCCCGGGAAACCGTCGGTGAACTCCTCGATGGTCGCCATGCCGACGGTGGTGGCGTTGCGCCCAGTCAGCAGCGACGCCCGCGTCGGCGAGCACAGCGCGGTGGTGTGGAACTGCGAGAGCCGGACACCTCGTTCGGCGATCCGGCTCATCGTCGGCATTTCGACCAGACCGCCGAAGCAGTCCCACGTCGCGATGCCGGTGTCGTCCCATACGAGATAGAGAACGTTTGGTGCACCCTCGGGAGCTGTCGGCGCGGCATAGGGGCCCCAGTCCGGTTCCGAATCCCGGATGTCGAGTTCGATTTTGCCGTTGAATTCCGCTGCCATGGCCGGGGAGACTACCCCGGCGACATGAGCGCAGACTGAGAAATCGGCGACGCCGGTCCCTGCCGCTCACGGGTCAGCCACCACTGCACTCCTGCCAACGGAATCGTCCAGCCCAACCACGCGCCTAGGCCCGCGACGAACCACAGGTAGTGCTCATCGTTCCCGCCAAAGACACTGTCCCGCAACGGCTGCAGCGAGATGAAGAGAACCGGCGTCCAAACCCTGTTGGCAATCGTTGACAACGCAACGGTGGCGCTGCGGACCATATGCCTGCGATGGACGGCGAAGCGCTGCTGCCGCGCCGCGACGAACCCGTTGAACGTGAA
It encodes the following:
- a CDS encoding formylglycine-generating enzyme family protein; the encoded protein is MLTQLVELPGGSFRMGATQFYPEEAPAHTATVAAIAVERHPVTNAQFADFIDATGYLTVAEQPMDPALYPGVPPQDLVPGALVFRPTSGPVDLRDWRQWWDWAPGANWRHPFGPDSEIDGRLDHPVVQVAYPDAAAYARWAGRRLPTEAEWEYAARAGATTTYPWGEDVAPDGRLMANTWQGDFPYRNSGALGWIGTSPVGAFAPNAFGLVDMIGNVWEWTTTEFSAHHRLAGRKGCCTPGAAADPTVNQTLKGGSHLCAPEYCHRYRAAARSPQSQDSATTHIGFRCVADL
- a CDS encoding arylsulfatase; its protein translation is MAAEFNGKIELDIRDSEPDWGPYAAPTAPEGAPNVLYLVWDDTGIATWDCFGGLVEMPTMSRIAERGVRLSQFHTTALCSPTRASLLTGRNATTVGMATIEEFTDGFPGCNGRIPNDTALLSEVLAENGYNTYCVGKWHLTPLEESNLASTKRHWPLSRGFERFYGFMGGETDQWYPELVYDNHPVAPPGLPEDGYHLSKDIADKTIEFIRDAKVIAPDKPWFSYVCPGAGHAPHHVFKEWADRYAGTFDMGYERYREIVLENQKRLGIVPPDTELSPINPYTDVTGPNGEPWPVQDTVRPWDSLEDDDKRLFCRMAEVFAGFLSYTDDQIGRILDYLEESGQLDNTIIVVISDNGASGEGGPNGSVNEVKFFNGYVDTVEEGLRFIDNLGGPETYNHYPIGWAMAFNTPYKLYKRYASHEGGIADTAIISWPNGIAAHGEIRDNYVNVCDITPTVYDLLGIDVPDTVKGIAQKPLDGVSFRVALDDPKAATGKETQFYAMLGTRGIWHNGWFANAVHAASPAGWSHFDKDRWELYRIEADRSQCHDLAADNPGKLDELKALWLHEAEKYNGLPLSDLNILETMSRFRPYLTGARESYFYYPGTADVGMGAAAEIGGRSFAVLAEVTVDSTGAEGVLFKHGGAHGGHVLFLQDGRLHYIYNFLGEEEQVLSSPGAVPLGEHTFGVAYTRTGTVEGSHTPVGEAALYIDDAEVARKAGVRIHPGTFGLAGATLSVGRNTGSPVSRAYKAPFAFTGGTIAQVNVDVSGQPYVDLEREFARAFAKD